A stretch of Kaistella flava (ex Peng et al. 2021) DNA encodes these proteins:
- a CDS encoding PepSY-like domain-containing protein yields MKNLKLATLSILMSTFVFSSCEKKVVVQNPTDNTTKTSKTEVIKSNSEASNAEQDLPQKVKNFLTEHYAGIPISKYKVKTNTRGKEYEVKLNNGVEVEFDNSENWKDIKDYNGVPDVLVPANIKAYVNKNYKDIKIKSLERKSDKNMIKADLLNGIDLDFDMNGTFLRID; encoded by the coding sequence ATGAAAAATCTAAAATTAGCAACACTGTCAATATTGATGAGCACCTTTGTTTTTTCATCATGTGAAAAGAAAGTAGTTGTACAAAATCCTACTGATAACACTACCAAAACTTCAAAAACAGAAGTGATAAAGTCTAATTCAGAGGCGTCTAACGCTGAGCAAGATCTTCCACAAAAAGTAAAAAATTTTTTAACTGAACATTATGCAGGTATTCCAATTTCAAAATATAAAGTAAAAACAAATACTAGGGGGAAAGAATACGAGGTTAAATTAAATAATGGTGTTGAAGTGGAATTTGACAACAGCGAGAACTGGAAAGATATTAAAGATTATAATGGAGTTCCCGACGTTCTGGTTCCTGCCAATATAAAAGCGTACGTAAATAAAAATTACAAAGACATAAAAATCAAAAGCTTGGAGCGAAAATCTGATAAAAACATGATCAAAGCTGATCTTCTAAATGGCATTGATTTAGACTTTGATATGAATGGGACTTTTTTAAGAATTGACTAA
- a CDS encoding acyl-CoA thioesterase, producing MQNKTVFQFISEPSDVNYGGNVHGGSVMKWIDQAGYACASSWSSSYCVTVYVGGIRFYSPIKIGHIVKVEAEVIYTGKTSMHIAINVFSRNIKRKDFEKKTHCIIVFVAVDDEGNSVEVPKFIPTTEQDKHMEKYAIKLMDLRKKIEDEMKPFM from the coding sequence ATGCAAAATAAAACAGTTTTTCAGTTTATATCGGAACCTAGCGATGTTAATTATGGTGGCAATGTTCACGGCGGAAGTGTAATGAAATGGATTGATCAAGCAGGTTACGCTTGTGCGAGTTCTTGGTCTTCCAGTTATTGCGTCACCGTTTACGTGGGTGGAATTCGCTTTTATTCGCCGATTAAAATTGGTCATATCGTAAAAGTGGAAGCGGAAGTTATTTATACTGGAAAAACGAGCATGCATATCGCTATCAATGTTTTCTCACGAAATATCAAAAGGAAAGATTTCGAAAAGAAAACACACTGTATAATTGTTTTTGTTGCCGTTGATGATGAAGGAAATTCTGTGGAAGTTCCGAAGTTTATTCCAACAACAGAGCAGGATAAACACATGGAAAAGTATGCTATAAAATTGATGGATCTGCGGAAAAAGATTGAGGATGAAATGAAGCCGTTTATGTAA
- a CDS encoding arsenate reductase family protein — MQKVFYLKTCGTCTKILKMFNLSDWELRELKSAPITEEELAQMYQLTKSYEALFSRRSTQIKARNIELKSLEKNDFKELILDHYSFLKRPVFLTDKEIFVGNDKNNIENLEQFFSGK; from the coding sequence ATGCAAAAAGTATTTTATCTAAAAACCTGCGGAACCTGTACGAAGATTTTAAAAATGTTTAATCTTTCCGATTGGGAATTACGTGAACTCAAAAGTGCACCGATTACTGAAGAGGAATTAGCCCAAATGTATCAACTTACAAAATCTTACGAAGCGCTTTTCAGCCGAAGATCAACTCAAATAAAAGCCAGAAATATTGAGCTCAAATCTTTAGAAAAAAACGATTTTAAGGAATTAATATTAGATCATTATTCTTTTTTGAAACGACCAGTTTTCCTTACGGACAAAGAAATTTTTGTAGGAAATGATAAAAACAATATTGAAAATT